From a single Anabas testudineus chromosome 5, fAnaTes1.2, whole genome shotgun sequence genomic region:
- the LOC113154189 gene encoding blue-sensitive opsin-like, whose translation MRGNRHVEFPDDFWIPIPLDTNNITSLSPYLVPQDHLGNPWIFYSMSAFMFFLFVAGTIINTLTVACTVQYKKLRSHLNYILVNLAVANLLVSTVGSFTCFYCFAFRYMILGPLGCKIEGFTAAVGGMVSLWSLAVIAFERWLVVCKPLGNFSFRPNHAIACCALTWVFALCAAVPPLVGWSRYIPEGMQCSCAPDWYTTDNKFNNESYVMYLFGFCFAVPFSTIIFCYSQLLFMLKAAAKAQAESASTQKAEKEVTKMVVVMVLGFLVCWMPYASFALWVVNNRGQPFDLRLATIPSCFSKASTVYNPVIYILLNKQFRSCLRKMLGMSSEDEDDSTTSHSVTEVSKVRPA comes from the exons ATGAGGGGAAATCGGCACGTCGAGTTCCCAGATGACTTCTGGATCCCCATCCCTCTGGACACCAACAACATCACATCTCTCAGCCCGTATCTAGTTCCCCAGGATCATCTAGGGAACCCATGGATCTTCTATTCTATGTCAGCATTTATGTTCTTCTTGTTTGTGGCAGGAACTATCATCAATACGCTCACTGTTGCATGTACTGTTCAATATAAGAAGCTCCGGTCTCATCTGAACTACATTCTGGTGAACCTGGCTGTGGCAAACCTCCTCGTCTCCACCGTGGGCTCCTTCACCTGCTTCTACTGCTTCGCCTTCAGATACATGATTCTTGGTCCACTCGGGTGCAAGATTGAAGGATTTACAGCGGCTGTTGGTG GTATGGTGAGCCTCTGGTCCCTTGCTGTGATAGCCTTTGAGAGATGGCTGGTTGTCTGCAAGCCACTGGGGAATTTTAGCTTCAGGCCCAACCATGCTATAGCTTGCTGCGCACTGACTTGGGTCTTTGctttgtgtgctgcagttcCTCCTCTGGTGGGATGGAGCAG gtaCATCCCAGAGGGCATGCAGTGCTCCTGTGCACCAGATTGGTATACAACTGACAACAAGTTTAACAATGAGTCCTATGTGATGTACCTTTTCGGCTTTTGCTTTGCCGTCCCCTTCTCTACCATTATTTTCTGCTACTCACAGCTGCTTTTCATGCTGAAAGCG GCAGCGAAGGCTCAAGCTGAGTCTGCCTCCACccagaaagcagagaaagaggTGACCAAGATGGTGGTTGTCATGGTGTTGGGCTTCCTGGTGTGCTGGATGCCCTACGCCTCCTTTGCTCTCTGGGTTGTGAACAACCGTGGACAACCGTTCGACCTGAGACTGGCCACCATACCCTCCTGCTTCTCAAAAGCCTCCACAGTCTACAACCCTGTTATCTACATACTCCTCAATAAACAG TTCCGCTCGTGTCTAAGAAAGATGCTGGGAATGAGCAGTGAGGATGAAGACGACTCAACAACAAGTCATTCAGTCACCGAAGTCTCTAAAGTCAGACCTGCTTAG
- the opn1lw1 gene encoding red-sensitive opsin-1 yields the protein MAEEWGKAVFAARRHYEDTTKDAVFVYTNSNNTKDPFEGPNYHIAPRWVYNVATLWMFFVVVASTFTNGLVLVATAKFKKLRHPLNWILVNLAVADLGETLFASTISVCNQFFGYFILGHPMCVFEGFTVSVCGITGLWSLAIISWERWIVVCKPFGNVKFDAKWATAGIVFSWVWSAIWCAPPIFGWSRYWPHGLKTSCGPDVFSGSEDPGVQSFMITLMITCCFLPLAIIILCYLGVWMAIRAVAMQQKESESTQKAEREVSRMVVVMIFAYCFCWGPYTFFACFAAANPGYAFHPLAAAMPAYFAKSATIYNPVIYVFMNRQFRSCIMQLFGKQVDDGSEVSSSKTEVSSVAPA from the exons ATGGCAGAAGAGTGGGGAAAAGCGGTGTTTGCTGCCAGGAGACACTATGAAGATACAACAAAAGACGCTGTCTTTGTTTACACAAACAGCAATAACACCAAAG ATCCCTTTGAGGGTCCCAATTACCACATTGCTCCTCGATGGGTTTACAACGTTGCTACACTCTGGATGTTTTTTGTGGTCGTTGCATCAACCTTCACCAACGGTCTCGTCCTGGTTGCCACAGCAAAATTCAAGAAACTCCGTCACCCTCTGAATTGGATCTTGGTCAATCTTGCAGTTGCTGATCTTGGAGAGACACTTTTTGCCAGCACCATTAGTGTATGTAACCAGTTTTTTGGCTACTTCATTCTGGGACACCCAATGTGCGTCTTTGAAGGTTTTACTGTGTCAGTTTGTG GTATTACTGGTCTGTGGTCTCTGGCTATCATTTCCTGGGAGAGATGGATAGTTGTGTGCAAACCCTTTGGAAACGTGAAGTTTGATGCTAAATGGGCTACGGCTGGAATTGTATTTTCCTGGGTCTGGTCAGCAATATGGTGTGCTCCTCCCATCTTTGGCTGGAGCAG ATACTGGCCTCATGGACTGAAGACTTCCTGTGGACCTGATGTGTTCAGTGGAAGTGAAGATCCTGGAGTTCAGTCCTTCATGATTACTCTTATGATTACATGCTGTTTCCTGCCCCTGGCTATCATTATCCTGTGCTATCTTGGTGTCTGGATGGCTATTCGTGCT GTTGCCATGCAGCAGAAAGAATCTGAGTCAACTCAGAAAGCTGAGAGGGAAGTGTCCAGAATGGTCGTTGTCATGATTTTTGCGTACTGTTTCTGCTGGGGACCTTACACATTTTTTGCCTGCTTTGCTGCGGCTAACCCTGGATATGCCTTCCATCCCCTGGCTGCCGCCATGCCTGCATACTTTGCCAAGAGCGCCACCATCTACAACCCAGTCATCTATGTGTTCATGAACAGACAG TTCCGCTCATGCATCATGCAGCTCTTTGGAAAACAAGTGGATGATGGCTCTGAAGTATCCTCATCAAAGACAGAGGTCTCCTCCGTGGCTCCTGCATAA